The stretch of DNA CGGGGAGACATCGTTCGCAAGCATGGAACGGGAGGTGTCCATGGCGATGATGACATTGCGGCCAGACTCGATCTGAATGATCTTGTCCTCACCCCAGCGAGGCTGGGCCATGGCGAAGATAAAGCAGGCCAGGGCGATGAGTTGAAGGGCAAAGATGAGGTTAGCCCGCCAGGTGGAGATACCGACGATCAGATCACGGCGGAGGCGGGGGGCTGTCATCGCACCGACGATCTTGCCGGCCCGAAAGGACGCCCATGACCGCAGCCCGGCGAGGAGTGGCAGGGCAAGCAGAAAATAGAGCAGGGCTGGATGGGCGAAGGTCATGCCGGAAATGGTCTCAAGTGGCGACCGCCATGGGTGCGGAATTTAACAACGTGAGCCTCAGGAAAAGAGCCAGGCCCAAAAGAGCGGCAGCCAGGGCGGCGGGGTAGAAGAAAAGTTCCTCGGTTTCGACAATGCTGCGGCGTTTGATTTCAGTTTTTTCCAGGCGGTCGATGGTTTCGAAGATGTCCTCCAGAGCTGAAAGATCTTGGGCCATGTAAAAATTGCCGCTGCCGATGCGGGCGACTTCCTGGAGGGTGCCTTCGTCAAACTCCTGCCTGCCGCTGGTGATGACGCGGCCGTTTGGCAGGGGAATCATGTGAACGCCGGGGGTGCCGATGGCGATGGTGTAGATCTTTTGGCCCAAGGTGGCTGCGAGGCGGGCGGCATCCTGGGGGCTGAGCTTGCCACTGTTGTTGGCCCCGTCCGTCAGGAGGATGATGACCTTGCTGGGGACGGTTTCCTTGTCCAAACGGCGGGCGGCGGCGGCAAGGCCGGAACCGATGGCAGTCCCGTCTTCCATAACCCCGGTCTGGATGCGGTCGAGGTTGGACTCCAGCCATTCGTGATCGAGCGTCAGGGGGCAGGGCTGATAAGGAGCCCCGGCAAAGGCGACGATGCCGACACGGTCGCTGGTCCTGCCACGAATGAAGTCACGCATGACCCGTTTGGCAGCGGTGAGGCGGTTCACCGGGGAGCCACCGATGTAAAAGTCCTCAATGAGCATGGAAAGGGATACGTCCACGGTGAGGCAGATGGCGATGCCTTCGGTCTTGTCCTCATCATGGGAGATGACCTTTTGCGGCCTGGCCAACGCAATGACGGCCGAGGCGAGGCTGAGAAGGACCAGCCCAAAGGTGAGGCCGCCACGGGTGGACTTGGCCTTGAAGCCAAGATCGCGAAGGATGAAGGAGGTGGGGAAAGTGACCGCAGGTGCGCGGCCGATGCGGCCACGCCACCACATCATCAGCGGCAGCGCCAGCAGGGCAAAGAGCCACTCTGGACGGGCAAAGATGATGTCTGGAAGCAAGGGGATGTTCATGGCCGGTCCTCCTCAAGATAAGTAATGGCACGGGCGAGCAGCTCTGCGGCCTCGTCCGTAGAAGCAGGAACCGGGGCGAACGAAAGGCCATCCCAGAGGTCCGCGAGGGGGGCGTATTTGTGCAGGCGGGAGGAGGTGGAGGGAATGGTGTCTCCATGAAAGATCTCCTGCGTGGTGCGGAAGGGGGCGGGGATCTTGTAACGGACCAGGAAATACTGGCGGAGGATCTCCGAAATCTGGCCCGCAGTCTGGCCGGGGGGCTGAAAACGGGCCAAGGGGGAAAGCTCGCGAAGGGCGGTCATGGCAGTGACCCAGGGCCGTTTGGGCGGTATGGCCTCTGGTGGGCGGGGGCGCAGCAGCAGCCACAGGACAAGCGCCAGCATGGCAACCAGCAGGAGGCCGCAGACGATAAAAATCCAAACGGGAATGGGTGCAGGGGGAATGAAGACCTCCGGCAGCGCGGGATGGGGGAGCGGCTGCAACGGGGGCCCCTCGGGCGCCGCCTGGGCTAACAAGAAGTTTAACATCACCGTTTCCTCCTTCTTCTTGAGCGGAAATAGGCCTTCATGGCCGGGGCGTAGTCATCATCCAGACGCACGTCTATACGTTCCACGCCGTTTTTGCGCAGCATACGCGTCAGGGCATCCTGCCGGTCTCCCATGGCCTGGGCGTATTTTCGGCGGACTTCAGGATGGGATGTATTGACGATGAACTGCTCCCCGGTTTCCGGGTCTTCCATGCAGATGCGGCCAGCATCCGGGAGGATCCATTCCCGGGGGTCGCTGATGTGGGCGGCGACGACATCGTGCTTGGCAGCGACGGAACGGAGGCTGGCTTCCCAGACGCTGTCCGGCGTCAGAAAATCCGAGACGAGGACCACGAGAGCGCGGTGGGCGATGCGCTCCAGGGCGGTATCCAGAGCGGGGGTGAGATTGGTTTTGCGGCTCTTGGGCCGGATGGTGAGGATATCCCGGAGGATGCGGAGTGCGTGGGCGCTGCCTTTGCGGGCGGGCAGATAATGCTCCACGCGGTCACTGACGAGGATGAGGCCGACTTTGTCCTGATTTTGCACGGCGCTGAAGGCAAAAACGGCAGCGACTTCGGCCGCGCGCTCGCGTTTGCTGTCCTCCTGGCTGCCGTAATCACCCGATCCGCTGACATCCACGACGAGCATGACGGTGAGCTCGCGCTCCTCGATGTATTTGCGCACAAAAGGCTCGTCCATGCGGGCGGTGACGTTCCAGTCCAGAAAGCGGACGTCATCGCCGGCCTGGTACTCACGGAAGTCATCGAACTCAATCCCCTGCCCTTTAAAGCGGGAATGGTATTGGCCACCCAGGGTCTCCTTGACCATGCCACGGGTGATCAGCTCGATACGCCGCACCCGTTTCAGGATGCGCGTGAGCTGTTCGTCGTTGTCAGGGGTGTCAAGCATGGGTCAAGGCAGCCGCAAAGCGGCTTCGAGTGAGATTCAAATCGGACCGCAGATTTCGATTCCTTACGGCACTGGAAGCTTGTCCAGAAGCTGACGGACAACGTCTTCACTGCTGACGCCTTCGGCCTCCGCTTCGTAAGAGAGCAGGATACGGTGGCGGAGGATGTCCGGCCCGAGGTCCTTGATGTCCTGCGGGGTGACGTAGTTGCGCCCGGCCAGGAAGGCATGGGCCTTGGCGGCGAGGGCGAGATTGATGGTACCACGCGGGGAGGCTCCGCAACGGATGAGAAGCTTCAGGTGCGGGGCATAGGCATCCGGAGTGCGGGTGGCCTGGATGATGGAGACGATATAATCACGGATTTTTTCATCCATGTAGATGGCATTCACGAGACCGCGACTGGCCACGATGTCTTCGGTTTTGGTGATCTGGTTCACCTCCAGCTTGGGGGCGCTGGTGGCCATGGCATCAAGCACCTGGCGTTCTTCGGCTGGAGTTGGATAGTCCACCCGGACCTTGAAGAGGAAACGGTCAAGCTGGGCTTCGGGGAGGGTGTAGGTGCCTTCCTGGTCAATGGGGTTCTGAGTGGCCAGC from Prosthecobacter sp. SYSU 5D2 encodes:
- a CDS encoding VWA domain-containing protein produces the protein MNIPLLPDIIFARPEWLFALLALPLMMWWRGRIGRAPAVTFPTSFILRDLGFKAKSTRGGLTFGLVLLSLASAVIALARPQKVISHDEDKTEGIAICLTVDVSLSMLIEDFYIGGSPVNRLTAAKRVMRDFIRGRTSDRVGIVAFAGAPYQPCPLTLDHEWLESNLDRIQTGVMEDGTAIGSGLAAAARRLDKETVPSKVIILLTDGANNSGKLSPQDAARLAATLGQKIYTIAIGTPGVHMIPLPNGRVITSGRQEFDEGTLQEVARIGSGNFYMAQDLSALEDIFETIDRLEKTEIKRRSIVETEELFFYPAALAAALLGLALFLRLTLLNSAPMAVAT
- a CDS encoding DUF4381 family protein — its product is MLNFLLAQAAPEGPPLQPLPHPALPEVFIPPAPIPVWIFIVCGLLLVAMLALVLWLLLRPRPPEAIPPKRPWVTAMTALRELSPLARFQPPGQTAGQISEILRQYFLVRYKIPAPFRTTQEIFHGDTIPSTSSRLHKYAPLADLWDGLSFAPVPASTDEAAELLARAITYLEEDRP
- a CDS encoding DUF58 domain-containing protein; translated protein: MLDTPDNDEQLTRILKRVRRIELITRGMVKETLGGQYHSRFKGQGIEFDDFREYQAGDDVRFLDWNVTARMDEPFVRKYIEERELTVMLVVDVSGSGDYGSQEDSKRERAAEVAAVFAFSAVQNQDKVGLILVSDRVEHYLPARKGSAHALRILRDILTIRPKSRKTNLTPALDTALERIAHRALVVLVSDFLTPDSVWEASLRSVAAKHDVVAAHISDPREWILPDAGRICMEDPETGEQFIVNTSHPEVRRKYAQAMGDRQDALTRMLRKNGVERIDVRLDDDYAPAMKAYFRSRRRRKR